In Coccidioides posadasii str. Silveira chromosome 4, complete sequence, one genomic interval encodes:
- a CDS encoding uncharacterized protein (EggNog:ENOG410PS3I~COG:A~BUSCO:10514at33183): protein MSDHRLPSSSTAPSSKPFSISFASKTSTAPPPAPSISTSRRSNAPTPKSSTPRPGFHDHDSDASDAEPGEPTHEEVTGFDQSTGGAISKHARESKEKEPLVIKVDKRNGWRERLLGSTRAKKSWLPEEVRMQREAEREAKPQDVTVEVAGPSTKFGLSYASAPKTAEDEKATGAGTEIQEDTAMEIDTEATVEKKDLSHDELALRALISESKGETEQKSDLVIQSRGGSYNARSEYDETRSFRDDVAHRPDSATLAGYAAVPVEQFGAALLRGMGWKEGQPVGRGKYSDSTSQRQNTSLAPRIPERRPGYLGIGAKDLSGKAGAAELELGAWGKAAMRKGKPGEGLYTPVLMKSKKTGKMITEEEFKKITKEQEREKQREKEDEWKERRDRNLTKNGRRYDASDDDRDSRESSSRRNGRDRSRSSDRDRARDRDSRRRRRYDDDYDDRDRDSYDSEKRRKDDRRYRDRDSPRDRVEDSKRDRDRERDKDRDKDRDRDRDRDKYSDRERDRGRDRYKEREREKGREKERRRDYRPYGTLVAELDIV from the exons ATGTCAGATCATCGACTGCCCTCATCTTCGACCGCACCCAGTTCCAAGCCCTTCTCTATCTCGTTTGCTTCCAAAACATCTACCGCCCCGCCACCAGCCCCGTCCATCTCAACTTCCCGACGCTCCAACGCCCCCACACCCAAATCTAGTACGCCCCGTCCTGGTTTCCACGATCATGATTCAGACGCGTCAGATGCGGAGCCTGGGGAGCCCACTCACGAAGAAGTCACCGGCTTTGACCAGTCTACCGGCGGCGCGATAAGTAAGCATGCGCGCGaaagcaaggaaaaggaaCCGTTGGTGATCAAGGTTGATAAGAGGAATGGGTGGCGGGAGAGATTACTGGGTTCTACGAGAGCGAAGAAGAGTTGGCTTCCCGAGGAGGTGAGGATGCAGAGGGAGGCGGAGAGGGAGGCTAAACCACAGGACGTGACGGTTGAGGTAGCAGGGCCAAGTACGAAGTTTGGCTTAAGTTATGCTTCAGCCCCGAAGACGGCAGAGGATGAAAAGGCTACAGGTGCGGGCACGGAGATACAGGAGGATACCGCTATGGAAATTGATACCGAAGCGACTGTTGAAAAGAAGGATTTGTCACACGATGAGTTGGCTTTACGAGCTTTGATTTCCGAAAGTAAAGGCGAGACTGAACAGAAATCAGACCTAGTTATTCAGTCTCGAGGTGGATCCTATAACGCTCGTTCCGAATACGACGAGACAAGGTCCTTCCGCGACGATGTGGCTCATCGTCCAGATTCCGCAACCTTGGCAGGCTACGCCGCCGTGCCCGTCGAACAATTCGGTGCCGCTTTACTCCGTGGGATGGGTTGGAAGGAAGGACAGCCCGTTGGACGAGGAAAGTATAGTGATTCCACGTCTCAACGACAAAATACAAGTCTCGCGCCGCGTATTCCTGAGCGCAGACCCGGATACCTTGGCATCGGCGCCAAAGATCTATCGGGCAAAGCTGGGGCTGCGGAACTTGAGCTCGGTGCCTGGGGGAAAGCAGCTATGCGCAAGGGCAAGCCCGGCGAAGGCCTCTATACTCCCGTGTTGATGAAGAGTAAGAAGACTGGAAAAATGATTACAGAGGAGGAATTTAAGAAAATCACtaaagaacaagaaagagagaagcaGAGGGAGAAAGAGGACGAATGGAAGGAAAGGCGGGACAGAAATTTGACCAAAAATGGAAGACGGTACGACGCCAGCGACGATGACAGGGATTCAAGAGAATCTTCATCCAGGCGGAATGGTCGTGATAGATCACGCTCGTCAGACAGAGATAGGGCAAGAGATCGAGACAGCAGGCGGAGGAGAAGGTATGATGATGACTATGATGATCGAGACAGAGACAGTTATGATAGCGAGAAAAGGAGGAAAGATGACCGGCGCTACAGAGATCGAGACTCACCGCGTGACCGGGTTGAAGATAGCAAAAGGGACAGAGACCGAGAAAGAGACAAAGATCGCGATAAGGATAGGGATCGGGATCGGGATAGGGATAAATACAGCGACAGAGAAAGAGATAGGGGTAGGGATCGGTACAAGGAGAGGGAGCGGGAGAAGGGCCGGGAAAAGGAGCGACGAAGGGATTACCG ACCGTATGGAACCCTCGTCGCAGAATTGGATATAGTTTAA